CTTTCCCGGTTGTTTCGGCGATGGGGTTGCGGCCCCCTGAGGGGTGTGGGTTGCATTCAACCGCTCCATCACTTGTGGGCGGCATCCGAACAGTGTGCAGGCCTGGACGGCCGGGGAGTGCCCGGTTGCCGAAAATGCCATCTTTACAGATCAGGATAAAGGGATTTTCCAGAAAAAACAATCCGGTCGTGTTCCGGCGCCTGCCGCGATGAGCGATCTAAAGTAGCCGCATATTTTTATGAAAAGCGAAGAGAGGAGTTTGGGGCAGGAATGAATGGGGTGTGTTTTCGGAAAACACACCCCATTCTGGCAGGCTATCCCCGGGCCGTAGGGCAAGGGTTGCAAAGGCCGGGCTGCTTCTTTACGTGATTAAAACAAGTATTGTGCGCTGAACTGAACCCGGTTCAGCTCACCGTCGTCGTCGTTTTCCAACTCCCGCTGACCCCACAAATACTCCAACCCCAGATTGACTTCGGGAATGGGGCTCCAAATGAGGTTGGTATGCACCGACTGAAACCGCTTGTTGACCTCGTCGCCCACCTCGTTGGTGTCGTTGTCGGCTTCGGCGTAGGCGTAAACCAGGCTCGAACGAAGATTGTCCAGCCAGAAATGGCGGTAGGCCACATAACCGCCCCACTGCTCCAGCGCTTCGAGATCCCCATCCTCATCTATGTATGCGTCTTCGAAATTGCTCCACATGTAGCGGCCGAGCGCATTGCCATAATTGAGCATAAAGCGGATGTCATCCTTGCCGAATGTCGGCACCACACCAGCGGCGCTGACAGCGCCGCCATAAACGCTGTCATCGGCGATGTCATTGTCGATCCGGAGTTCACGTCCCATCAAGGCCAGTGAGAATTTTCCGAAATCGCAGTTGTAGTTGATCCGACCGACGACATCCGGCACCCGTTCGGTATCATAGGAGGTGCTAACGCCCGTTCTGCCGTCGATGACCCAGGTTTCGGGATTTTCCGCAGCCAGTTGCAGGTTGCCCCAATCGAAAGGCTGGGTCCAGCGCACCTGGGCCTGGCGGACGAAAATCTCACCCGCCGGCCCGCCGAAATCCAGGGTTTCCGGCAGAACGCCGGCATTCATAAATGTGGACCAGTTCTGGCCGGCCATGAAATTGCCGAGTTCACCATAGGCATGCCGGACCCGCCAGCCGTCAGAGTTGGTCACCCTCTGGTTGCCGGAATAGCCATAGATGTCGCCTTCCACATGAATCTTCAGATCCCCCATGGCGGTCCCGGTTCTGGTTTTGAGGTACAGGCGGCTCTGCTTGGCGGTGAAGACCAGCTTTTCCGACGGCTCGTCCGCGCTCGGCCCGACATAGATCGACCGCGGATAGAAGAATCGATCAGAATCGCTGTTGCTGCCTGCGCCGACATCGCTGTAGACCGCATCCAACTTCACGTAACCTCCCAGGCGGACATCGGTGTCGATTCCCGGCAGACGGAAATTGAAGGTGCCGGGTCCCGCACCCCGGGTGACCATTTGGGCTTCCGCCTCCTTTGCCGCCGCGGCCTTCTGGGCCTCAAGCTCCGCAGCCTGCTGCGCCTCCACTGCCTTTTGGGCCTCCATTTCGGCGACCTTTTGTTGCAGAACCTCCAGTTGCTGCTTGAGCTCCTCCAGGGTGGTCGCATGGACTGCATAGACCGGCATGAAGCCCCACACGGTCATCAGCAAAAGCACCAGCCACCACACGCCCTTGGGTATCATCCTGCGCCCGTTCCTATCTACTTCTTTTCTCCTCATCGCAACGCTCCTTTCCTCTTCACCATTGAAAATGGCCTGGAAATTTTGCACTCCCAGGCAAGCAAATCCGCCACCTCAGCAGATTTTAACTTTTTCTAAAAATATTCTTAATATTTCGAACTGGAGGCAGCTCTTGGGGCTTTTTCAATCTTCTTTTCGAAGGTGCAACAGGCATGCAGCTTTCCCCCTGTCTGGCAGAGCAATAAACAGACCGAAGTACGATAATTTTTCCAAAGATTTCACGGGAAACGATGAGGC
The genomic region above belongs to Desulfobacteraceae bacterium and contains:
- a CDS encoding porin, translating into MQNFQAIFNGEEERSVAMRRKEVDRNGRRMIPKGVWWLVLLLMTVWGFMPVYAVHATTLEELKQQLEVLQQKVAEMEAQKAVEAQQAAELEAQKAAAAKEAEAQMVTRGAGPGTFNFRLPGIDTDVRLGGYVKLDAVYSDVGAGSNSDSDRFFYPRSIYVGPSADEPSEKLVFTAKQSRLYLKTRTGTAMGDLKIHVEGDIYGYSGNQRVTNSDGWRVRHAYGELGNFMAGQNWSTFMNAGVLPETLDFGGPAGEIFVRQAQVRWTQPFDWGNLQLAAENPETWVIDGRTGVSTSYDTERVPDVVGRINYNCDFGKFSLALMGRELRIDNDIADDSVYGGAVSAAGVVPTFGKDDIRFMLNYGNALGRYMWSNFEDAYIDEDGDLEALEQWGGYVAYRHFWLDNLRSSLVYAYAEADNDTNEVGDEVNKRFQSVHTNLIWSPIPEVNLGLEYLWGQRELENDDDGELNRVQFSAQYLF